The region TTATAACCAATGCTGGGTAGTAGAAATTCAAGGCCCCAACTACAGCCAAGATCCATAGGGACATCCACAAGAATCCAGCCCCAAGCATCCAATACGCTGGTTGGTTCAAATCACGGAATTTGTCGACCGGTTCCAGTGATTTCAGCAACACTTTATAACAAAAACCGACTCGCTGGGAGACCCAACAAGCATACAAACCATTACCAATTGCAAAGGCAATAAAGCAAACCCCAACACCATCTGTGGCGGGCTTTTGGAAGCAAATCAGAAGGATGCCAGCTGATAAAGACATGAAGAAGGTGCACCACAGGATGAAGTAAACCATGATTTGAGGCCATTCCCGCAAAGCCTTTTGCCAAGCAAATGCAAGAGTAATGCTTAGTAAAGATGCAGCTTCAACTTGTGGCAACAAATATTTAAGAACCCTTTCCTCTTTTCGTTTTGCAGGGTTGGATCCATCTATTAGACCTTGGATTCCCTTGAATATAAGAAAGCAGACTAGTGCTATAGCCGCAACCTTATGCACCAAGTACAGTAATAGGGCTAGTTTGTTGGTGAATCTTCTTGAGTTCAGCGTTGTCACTGATGGCTGGCACAAGAAGGGGAAAATAACCAAGAAAATTGAAGTCAATTACTGATTTTTTTCTGCAGCAATTTCAAGAAATTCTTACAACATAGGATGAATTTTTTTCCCTTCtcatttatttcatgaatttaagatGCATGTCTGTAACTTCAGTAACATGacataaatttcatattaaatactAGCTGAAAATAAGCTTTtgctttactttttcttttactgaaaattccccccccccaaaaaaaaaaaaagaaaacccttcTTCTAGAAAGAAGGAAGGTGCCCAAAGTTGGATTCTTGAAAGGGCTTACTTGTGGGGTCGGTGTAGAACGAGGCTGAGAACGAGGAGGAGGAGGAGTAGGCTGAAACCGAGAAGACTGATAAGGGGAAGGCGTAGCAACTCTAGTACCACCATTACTGACAATCCTTAAAGGATTTGTAGGGTTCAACCTCTGCAACATTGAGACATGAAAATGGTCTCTTTCGTCTTCAAATCTCTCTAAGCCCTTGCTGTCTTCGACAACAACAGCTCCAACTGGTCCTTTCTCCAAGTCCAATTTCTCTCCCTCCTTCTCCTGCTCTACCACCTCATCCACCCTTTCTTTTCCATCTTCTTTCCTTCCTTCCTTATTTTCGCCTTCCACCACCACCTGCATCAAAGCCGCTAAAAAGGTAAATTACTAAACAAGAAGGAAAACCCGCCGGCCTTCCaaagaaaacaagaagaaaagaataaaggGGAGTCAACAGTTTTACATGTTCAGTGGCACCCATGGCGGCGATGATGACGTCAAGTTCAGGAGACGGCGGAGACGAAGAAAGGGTGACTATCGGAAAAAGTGAAGTGTTTATCTATGTCGTTGGATTTTTTGGTTAGTATGATACAGGTAACTACATTgtaatatttttcctttttgttgGTAGGTGATgtctagtgttttttttttttttttgggggggggggccTTTTGACTGGTAAAATCTGAAGGTTACTTTACTGTCATTACTGCTATGCCATTGTTGTTTTTGCCATTTGCCACATGCTTCAATTGAGGCGTACCCACCTTGTTCTTTTAATAACCACCCACGCTCTAGAATAGAGCGTGGGAAGCACCGATACAAAGGCGACCGCTGTCATTTTTGACCGCATCTTTTATTTTACCTTTCTACTCCCCTGTAGAGGTGCTCATGGACCAAGTCGGGCTGGGTTCGGGCCGGGCCTATAAAAATTTTAACCCATTTCTTAAGCTCGGATTCAAttcggcccgaaatatgggcttgataTTTTGCCTAAACTCGGCTCGTGGAAAAATATGAAGTCTGGGCCCGACccgtttttttttacttaaaagttaaaactaattgttattaaaattcattgttattgaatttatatcaaatatcaaattgtaattttttttgtatataatgaacaaaaaaataaaataagattacttatttgaatttaattacaaacaatcaaatcttaaaaataaaaactgatTATACaagtaattacaaacaattaactaagaatttaattacttttaactttttaacttaaatattttaaagtttatcaTATCATTACATTTTTATGCTTTTAAAGGATAACAATATCAAAATTGATCCATACTATTACTCTCATTGATCTTTAATCCATAGTTCCATACTCAATTTAATAAGTAAGACAAAAGTAGTCAAAAAAAtacttattatataaattttaaaatatagagTCAGTTCTTAACTTCTTATTCTGTACTCTATACTTAAAATGGTAAAGctcaacttttttttcttttttaaaagttttaatccAAAGATCAAAGTTACTAGATGAAAAAGAGATCAACTAGAATGTATcaaatgaatttccaaatctagCATAGCATATCAAGAAAGAATATGATAACTAATcagaataaatctaaaaaaatttgaatGCCACTGTTTAAATGTTAGTACAAAGTTTTAGCTATATGTTTGTTGTTAATCATAATAATCACAACAAAATCAAGCACTGAAAATCCCAATTTCTAATTTTGGTTCAAACTATGTTTGAGATAAGAAAACATAAGTTCAACCCCACAAGTACATATACCTCCAaaatgactttggaaaattaagCAACAAACCATAATATTCATACATTAATCcatcaacatatttaatttcataacaaaatataaattgtaagctaaattaaattttaaacatttagaaaGAAAGTATCTTAAAAAGCTACTGAAGAAAcatcatcatcgtcgtcgtcgtcatcgtcctttttgcaaccaatttctaacatgaaataagaataaataattagataatcaaattgatgaaaaaataatataaaattcgaacaataaaacgagaataataaTTACCTGCTGAAAATTCCTTAGCTCGCATCCAATCATCCAAGCAAACAACGGCTTGAACCGTTTTTGGCTTAAGTGAACTCCTCAAAGGTGTGATAACTTTCTTACCCATGCTAAAAGCCGATTCGGAAGCTACA is a window of Gossypium hirsutum isolate 1008001.06 chromosome D08, Gossypium_hirsutum_v2.1, whole genome shotgun sequence DNA encoding:
- the LOC107900770 gene encoding protein PNS1; the encoded protein is MGATEHVVVEGENKEGRKEDGKERVDEVVEQEKEGEKLDLEKGPVGAVVVEDSKGLERFEDERDHFHVSMLQRLNPTNPLRIVSNGGTRVATPSPYQSSRFQPTPPPPRSQPRSTPTPQPSVTTLNSRRFTNKLALLLYLVHKVAAIALVCFLIFKGIQGLIDGSNPAKRKEERVLKYLLPQVEAASLLSITLAFAWQKALREWPQIMVYFILWCTFFMSLSAGILLICFQKPATDGVGVCFIAFAIGNGLYACWVSQRVGFCYKVLLKSLEPVDKFRDLNQPAYWMLGAGFLWMSLWILAVVGALNFYYPALVIIALLLSLCWTTEVMRNVVNLTVSRVIALYYLRGMQSDTQFCFQRALTRNLGSACLGSLFVPAIEAMRIIARGLNLLEGEDEFMFSCAHCCLNVMQSIFRYGNGWAYVQIAAYGKGFVRASQDTWALFEREEMEPIVDSDMMSAICFLTGVCSGSICVIVVAAWTAKVHQPFTATISLLAFFIGYLMTRIAMALPHACVSCYYVCYAENPENRLFDKTIKERLELIKAGRDVVVPTPRVPRRFTR